One window of the Osmerus mordax isolate fOsmMor3 chromosome 2, fOsmMor3.pri, whole genome shotgun sequence genome contains the following:
- the LOC136965903 gene encoding aryl hydrocarbon receptor-like, with protein MLGNAGIYAVKKRKKPVQKPKKIPGSDGSKSNPSKRHRDRLNGELDRLTGLLPFPEDVHTRLDKLSVLRLSVGYLKVKSFFKATMKKNCGMFSGGSMLSMNGLNGVDPSTFSEGDVLLQALNGFVLVVSAEGHVFYSSPTIQDYLGFHQSDVIHQSVFELIHTDDRALFRRQLHFSLNPNPFSADQGGDSMQHSSDITRNLVNYNPDELPPENSSFLERSFVCRFRCLLDNSSGFLALNFQGRLKYLHGQSVMGEDGSRAPPQLAMFTIATPVQTPSILEIRSKTLIFQTKHKLDFTPMGIDTRGKVVLGYSEIELCMRGSGYQFIHAADMMHCADNHVRMIKTGESGLTVFRLLTKTGGWVWVQANAKLIYKGGRPDFIIARQRALVNAEGEEHLRQRKMQLPFSFATGEAVLYETGPTLDATEFQNSGMPPKIPKTVDPKEVDPSSLLGSLLKQDESLYTQQVEPPLPVDQAFMDSHALVSVPSDPWQALGSRGISMEPLGVKEDDASMAAMIGALGKMVRDSGLCSTLEELDMDPAELMDWESALLRLSQGAADGDSTPELHDIVTDDIFSYVEEVLFKENKFTNSNQVEPYMNASSPEKQQILFPMLNGFNNQSPNNRPASLARQGPNQAFISTQRLTHFGPQVPKPDLNIPTLQQLQLNDIFTPSVELPGLPESSGHGGRFCAQELVQPLGRFQVMPGQVCSGQPDQHGSPNDMQATMVANRQLQNSGGHTNLVAPGLPSMMHCNGFTSPLIESSGLSAPFPTACIQGGAPFQSTKTQQWPQNQQQKLSQNGLMQDGYKLPPGCLSQPSDPQRLPPAGPWPNNTSGLYHSQQGGGLAQGQPAPSASSNSCMFENCLPPLQNGNHIDGTVQDPSLSLCQRRTDAPQDYSPPQGSCYFQWGHSEPVVGTSAIAQENARISPQTRSVVPSMATAEDLLAMQQYLSINGQTQNLSQPLDSTGLFSIPLVDGNMHFTNHSQTHYCDI; from the exons CCACCATGAAGAAAAACTGTGGGATGTTCTCTGGTGGCAGCATGCTGAGCATGAACGGGCTGAATGGAGTGGACCCGTCCACCTTCTCAGAGGGGGATGTGCTGCTTCAG GCTCTGAATGGTTTCGTGCTAGTAGTCTCCGCAGAGGGACATGTGTTCTATTCATCCCCTACCATCCAAGACTACCTGGGCTTCCATCAG TCTGATGTCATCCACCAGAGTGTGTTTGAGCTCATCCACACAGACGACAGGGCCTTGTTCAGACGGCAGCTCCACTTTTCCCTCAACCCCAACCCCTTCAGTGCTGAccaggggggagaca GTATGCAGCACAGCAGTGATATCACCAGGAACCTTGTGAATTACAACCCAGATGAACTTCCTCCAGAGAACTCCTCCTTCCTGGAGAGAAGCTTCGTCTGTCGTTTCCGCTGCCTCCTGGACAACTCCTCTGGCTTCCTg GCTCTGAACTTCCAGGGGAGGCTGAAGTACCTGCACGGCCAGAGCGTcatgggagaggatgggagccGTGCCCCGCCCCAGCTGGCCATGTTCACCATCGCCACACCCGTCCAGACCCCCTCCATCCTGGAGATTAGGTCCAAGACGCTCATCTTCCAGACCAAGCACAAGCTGGACTTCACCCCCATGGGCATCGACACCAG GGGCAAGGTTGTGCTGGGTTACTCAGAGATAGAGCTCTGCATGAGAGGCTCTGGATACCAGTTCATCCACGCTGCCGACATGATGCACTGTGCTGACAACCACGTTAGAA TGATTAAGACTGGAGAGAGTGGCCTGACAGTGTTCAGACTGCTGACTAAGACAGGTGGCTGGGTATGGGTCCAGGCCAACGCCAAGCTGATCTACAAAGGGGGACGGCCCGACTTCATCATCGCACGTCAGAGAGCGCTCGT taatgcggagggggaggagcatctCCGCCAGAGGAAGATGCAGCTGCCGTTCAGCTTCGCCACGGGCGAGGCCGTCCTGTACGAGACGGGCCCCACCCTGGATGCCACCGAGTTCCAGAACAGCGGCATGCCCCCCAAGATCCCCAAGACAGTGGACCCTAAAGAGGTGGACCCCTCGTCCCTGCTCGGCTCTCTGCTGAAGCAGGATGAGTCTCTCTACACCCAGCAAGTGgagccccctctccctgtggACCAGGCCTTCATGGACAGCCATGCCCTGGTCAGCGTACCCAGCGACCCCTGGCAGGCCCTGGGGTCCCGGGGGATCAGCATGGAGCCCCTGGGGGTGAAGGAAGACGACGCATCCATGGCGGCCATGATTGGTGCCCTGGGGAAAATGGTGCGGGACAGCGGGCTGTGCTCGacgctggaggagctggacatggacCCAGCAGAGCTGATGGACTGGGAGAGCGCCCTCCTGAGGTTGAGCCAGGGCGCTGCCGACGGGGACTCCACACCGGAGCTGCATGACATCGTCACGGACGACATCTTCTCCTACGTGGAGGAGGTGCTCTTCAAGGAGAACAAGTTCACCAACAGCAACCAGGTGGAGCCCTACATGAACGCTTCTAGCCCGGAGAAACAGCAGATTCTCTTCCCCATGTTGAACGGGTTCAATAACCAAAGTCCCAACAACAGGCCTGCCAGCCTGGCAAGACAAGGCCCTAACCAAGCGTTCATCAGCACCCAGAGACTGACCCACTTTGGTCCACAGGTCCCTAAACCAGACCTAAACATCCCCACACTCCAGCAGCTGCAGCTTAATGACATTTTCACTCCATCGGTGGAGCTCCCTGGCCTCCCAGAGTCTTCCGGCCATGGGGGCAGGTTCTGTGCCCAGGAGCTGGTCCAGCCCCTGGGACGCTTCCAGGTCATGCCTGGCCAGGTGTGCTCTGGCCAACCTGACCAGCATGGTTCTCCCAACGACATGCAGGCCACCATGGTAGCAAACAGGCAGCTGCAGAACTCTGGGGGGCACACCAACCTTGTAGCCCCCGGTTTGCCTTCCATGATGCATTGCAACGGCTTCACCTCCCCCCTTATTGAATCGAGTGGCCTTTCTGCTCCTTTCCCGACTGCCTGCATCCAAGGAGGTGCCCCATTTCAGTCCACAAAGACCCAGCAGTGGCCCCAGAACCAGCAGCAGAAGCTTTCCCAGAACGGCCTCATGCAGGATGGGTACAAACTTCCTCCAGGCTGCCTCAGTCAGCCCTCAGACCCCCAGAGactgccccctgcaggccccTGGCCCAACAACACCAGTGGATTGTACCACTCTCAACAGGGGGGGGGCTTGGCTCAGGGCCAGCCAGCCCCATCAGCTTCATCCAACAGCTGCATGTTTGAGAACTGTTTGCCACCCCTCCAAAACGGAAACCACATAGATGGCACAGTCCAggacccctctctgtctttgtgcCAGCGGAGGACGGACGCCCCCCAGGACTACAGCCCCCCCCAAGGGTCCTGCTACTTCCAGTGGGGGCACAGTGAACCCGTGGTGGGCACGTCGGCCATCGCCCAGGAGAACGCCAGAATCAGTCCACAGACACGCTCCGTCGTACCCAGCATGGCGACGGCGGAGGATCTGCTGGCCATGCAGCAGTACCTGAGCATCAACGGCCAGACACAG AATCTGAGCCAGCCTCTGGACAGCACTGGACTGTTCTCAATACCCCTGGTAGATGGAAACATGCACTTTACCAACCACAGCCAAACCCACTACTGCGACATCTAA